A single Sphingomonas sp. IW22 DNA region contains:
- a CDS encoding LacI family DNA-binding transcriptional regulator: MSTDEVREIPARATITDVARLSGTSIKTVSRVFNDEPFVRPATRKRVMDAANELDYHPNIAARSLVRGRSSLIGLFYENPSPNYVVDLQTGSLDRLQSERFRLLLFPCLSAAAMSGRLLRVARASGLEGLILAPPLGDDERTVDELTRAHFPFVRIAPTSAPDASPTVSIDDTAAAHEMTRHLIDLGHRRIAYVQGDPDHPSNALRLTGYRAALEERGIGFDPALLEHGLYTFESGVAAGRRIFASNMRPTAVFAANDDMAAGVLLAAKERGLDVPRQVSIAGFDDSLIARVVWPQLTTIRQPTYDMANRATDVLLAKIEGQPFTAETRMAHQLLVRASTAPALR, from the coding sequence ATGTCGACGGACGAAGTGCGGGAAATTCCAGCGCGTGCCACGATCACCGACGTCGCCAGACTGTCCGGCACGTCGATCAAGACGGTGTCGCGGGTGTTCAATGACGAACCATTTGTGCGCCCTGCGACTCGCAAGCGCGTCATGGATGCCGCGAACGAGCTGGATTATCATCCCAACATCGCCGCACGCAGCCTTGTTCGCGGGCGGTCGTCGCTGATCGGGCTGTTCTATGAAAACCCAAGCCCGAATTACGTGGTCGATCTTCAGACCGGATCGCTCGATCGGCTGCAAAGCGAACGGTTCCGTCTGCTGCTGTTCCCCTGTCTCAGCGCGGCGGCGATGTCGGGGCGGCTGTTGCGCGTCGCGCGGGCATCGGGGCTGGAGGGATTGATCCTTGCGCCGCCGCTGGGGGACGATGAGCGCACGGTCGATGAACTGACGCGCGCGCACTTTCCGTTCGTTCGGATTGCGCCAACCAGCGCACCGGACGCATCCCCGACGGTCAGTATCGACGACACGGCCGCGGCGCACGAAATGACGCGTCACCTGATCGACCTGGGTCATCGGCGGATTGCCTATGTCCAGGGCGATCCCGATCACCCCTCCAACGCGTTGCGCCTGACCGGCTATCGCGCGGCATTGGAGGAGCGCGGGATCGGCTTCGACCCGGCGCTGCTCGAACACGGGCTTTACACGTTCGAATCGGGTGTTGCGGCGGGGCGGCGGATCTTTGCGTCTAACATGCGCCCGACGGCGGTTTTCGCCGCCAATGACGATATGGCCGCCGGGGTTCTGCTAGCGGCAAAGGAACGCGGGCTGGACGTGCCGCGACAAGTGTCGATCGCCGGGTTCGACGACAGCCTGATCGCACGCGTGGTCTGGCCGCAGCTGACCACCATCCGCCAGCCAACCTATGACATGGCCAATCGCGCCACCGATGTGCTGTTGGCCAAGATCGAGGGACAGCCCTTCACCGCGGAGACGCGCATGGCGCACCAGTTGCTGGTCCGCGCCTCCACTGCACCCGCGCTACGCTGA
- a CDS encoding helix-turn-helix transcriptional regulator — MLRAMMVEDPRAALARLAAERGISLSRLSRLIGRNPAYVQQHVSRGSPRRLDERDRELIAAYLGVDEAALGGRAMPVVAVPRFDLTASAGPGGVAEIEWPAAPMTLPPELLASLNVRPEKASMIRVAGESMQPTLHPGDEILVDSARASVPAGGAVFVLRLDDVLMVKRVRPGGGRLLITSDNDAAPSPGPVEAERVRVIGRVVWVSRRL; from the coding sequence ATGCTGCGTGCCATGATGGTCGAGGATCCGCGGGCGGCTCTGGCGCGCCTTGCCGCCGAACGGGGCATCAGCTTGTCGCGGCTGTCGCGTCTGATCGGGCGCAACCCGGCCTATGTGCAGCAGCATGTAAGCCGCGGGTCGCCCCGGCGGCTGGACGAGCGGGATCGGGAACTGATCGCGGCCTATCTGGGGGTGGATGAAGCGGCGCTGGGCGGACGGGCCATGCCGGTGGTGGCGGTGCCGCGTTTCGACCTGACGGCATCAGCAGGACCCGGCGGCGTGGCGGAAATCGAATGGCCCGCAGCACCGATGACGCTGCCGCCCGAATTACTCGCCAGCCTGAATGTGCGGCCGGAAAAGGCGTCTATGATCCGCGTGGCGGGCGAATCAATGCAGCCGACCCTGCATCCCGGCGACGAGATACTGGTCGATTCGGCCCGTGCATCGGTGCCGGCTGGCGGGGCAGTGTTCGTGCTGCGGCTGGACGACGTGCTGATGGTCAAGCGGGTCCGGCCTGGCGGCGGGCGGCTGCTTATCACCAGCGATAATGACGCAGCCCCTTCGCCCGGGCCTGTCGAGGCCGAGCGCGTGCGCGTCATCGGCCGGGTCGTGTGGGTCAGCCGCCGGCTTTAG
- a CDS encoding DUF1080 domain-containing protein has product MIGSKAIALSLLVAASVAPAAAARDVEANALTAKERSEGWMLLFNGRDLSGWQSFSGGAPAPTWRVRDGTLELTKDDGQMSGTDLVTAASFGAFELTLDWKVAPGGNSGVLYLARNVPQTRQVYETGLEMQILDDTGHPDGKIASHRAGSLYDITVPPPGASRPAGTWNHARLLVERGRIRQWLNGTLTADVSYGDGAWRKRVAESKFAQMPLFGTYPSGVIALQDHGEPVAFRNIKLRKIGASAQAAKQ; this is encoded by the coding sequence ATGATCGGATCCAAGGCCATAGCGTTGTCGCTGCTGGTGGCGGCAAGCGTCGCACCGGCAGCTGCCGCGCGCGACGTGGAAGCGAATGCGCTGACCGCCAAGGAGCGGTCAGAGGGCTGGATGTTGCTGTTCAACGGCCGCGACCTTTCGGGCTGGCAGTCCTTTTCCGGTGGCGCCCCGGCTCCGACGTGGCGGGTTCGCGACGGGACGCTTGAGCTGACGAAGGACGACGGCCAGATGAGCGGGACCGATCTGGTTACCGCCGCTAGTTTCGGGGCCTTCGAACTCACGCTCGACTGGAAGGTGGCGCCCGGCGGCAACAGCGGTGTGCTGTATCTGGCGCGCAACGTGCCCCAGACCAGGCAGGTTTATGAAACCGGTCTGGAAATGCAGATTCTGGACGATACGGGCCACCCCGACGGCAAGATTGCCTCCCACCGCGCGGGTTCGCTTTATGACATAACGGTCCCGCCGCCGGGTGCGTCCCGGCCTGCCGGAACCTGGAACCACGCCCGCCTGCTTGTCGAACGAGGGCGTATCCGGCAATGGTTGAACGGCACGCTTACCGCCGATGTATCCTACGGGGACGGCGCCTGGCGCAAACGGGTTGCGGAATCGAAGTTCGCGCAGATGCCGTTGTTCGGCACTTATCCCAGCGGCGTCATCGCGCTTCAGGATCATGGCGAGCCGGTGGCGTTCCGTAACATCAAGCTTCGGAAAATCGGCGCAAGCGCGCAG
- a CDS encoding exo 1,3/1,4-beta-D-glucan glucohydrolase, with amino-acid sequence MRFGLGHALLLAGVALSPVAVCAQGQGATVREGAGVAHPDSWPAIRKPQTADAAVEQRVEQLLRQMSLEQKVGQVIQADIASVTPEDVHRYHLGSVLNGGNSTPTGAYNAPAPEWLKSADAFYAASMQPNGNLPRIPVMWGSDAVHGHNNIVGATLFPHNIGLGAARDPDLMRRIGEVTAIEMRVTGLDWTFAPTLAVVRDDRWGRTYEGYGENPEIATAYARPLIEGLQGKVGDRDWLRGPHIIATAKHFLGDGGTAGGKDQGDARIDEAGLRTLFGAPYIPAIEAGVQSIMVSFSSWNGEKMHGNKSLLRGVIKDRWGFDGLLVGDWNAHGQVSGCTVDRCRETFIAGLDMAMAPDSWRGLWQNTLAQARDGSLPMPVLDDAVRRILRVKVRSGLFEAGKPSSRPYAGRFEMLGSADHRAVARQAVRESLVLLKNANHVLPLKPGARILVAGDGADSMTKQTGGWTLTWQGTGTKRADFPNGETIGEAMRAAVRDAGGTVELAADGRFTTRPDVAVVVFGEDPYAEFQGDRSDVGFEDTGDHLALLRRLKAQGIPTVSVFLSGRPMWVNPHLNASDAFVAAWLPGSEGGGVADVLFGKAEFRGKLPYSWPRESDQTAVNVGDKDYAPLFPYGYGLTSADAGELAPLPEKRATAASADRNLLFSAGRAGAGRRLLIGPPGNLSANPGPDLITARGADRLAQEDSVRLAWTGRGAAVAAIVGDEPVDLTRETNGDLAIEIDLRVDRAPTRSVKLGVGCGDACEGTVAIEAPLRAAKPGEWTRIAVPLACLARGGADMTRVTMPLSLTTDGELDITVSGVRLAKAGSSPVPCTR; translated from the coding sequence TTGCGGTTTGGCCTTGGGCACGCGTTGCTTCTGGCCGGTGTGGCGTTGTCGCCTGTGGCGGTATGCGCGCAGGGGCAGGGCGCGACCGTCCGTGAAGGCGCCGGCGTTGCGCATCCGGACAGCTGGCCAGCGATCCGCAAGCCGCAGACCGCCGATGCCGCGGTCGAACAGCGGGTGGAGCAACTGCTCCGCCAGATGTCGCTTGAGCAAAAAGTCGGCCAGGTCATTCAGGCCGACATTGCCAGTGTCACCCCGGAAGATGTGCATCGCTATCACCTCGGCTCGGTGCTGAACGGCGGTAATTCGACGCCCACCGGCGCTTACAACGCGCCCGCGCCCGAATGGCTGAAGTCCGCAGACGCATTTTACGCCGCCTCGATGCAGCCAAACGGCAACCTGCCGCGCATTCCCGTGATGTGGGGCAGCGACGCGGTTCACGGGCACAACAATATCGTCGGCGCCACGCTGTTCCCGCACAATATCGGCCTGGGCGCCGCCCGCGACCCGGATTTGATGCGCCGCATCGGAGAGGTGACAGCGATCGAGATGCGTGTGACCGGGCTCGACTGGACCTTTGCCCCGACGCTGGCGGTCGTGCGTGACGACCGCTGGGGCCGCACGTATGAGGGATATGGTGAAAACCCGGAAATCGCCACCGCGTATGCCCGCCCGCTGATCGAAGGGTTGCAGGGCAAGGTCGGAGACCGCGACTGGCTGCGCGGCCCGCACATCATCGCTACCGCCAAGCATTTCCTGGGCGATGGCGGTACGGCCGGCGGCAAGGATCAGGGCGATGCGCGCATCGACGAGGCCGGTCTTCGCACGCTGTTCGGCGCGCCCTATATCCCCGCGATCGAGGCGGGGGTCCAGTCGATCATGGTCAGCTTCTCCAGCTGGAATGGGGAGAAAATGCACGGCAACAAGTCTTTGCTGCGCGGCGTGATCAAGGATCGCTGGGGTTTTGACGGCTTGCTGGTCGGCGACTGGAACGCGCACGGACAGGTCAGCGGCTGCACGGTCGACCGCTGCCGCGAAACCTTTATCGCCGGGTTGGACATGGCAATGGCGCCCGACAGCTGGAGGGGGCTGTGGCAGAACACGCTGGCACAGGCGCGCGACGGTTCGTTGCCGATGCCGGTGCTGGATGACGCGGTTCGGCGCATCCTTCGTGTCAAGGTCCGGTCGGGCCTGTTCGAGGCCGGCAAGCCGTCGTCGCGGCCCTATGCGGGCCGTTTCGAGATGCTGGGCAGCGCTGATCACCGCGCGGTCGCGCGTCAGGCGGTTCGCGAATCGCTGGTCCTGCTGAAGAACGCGAACCATGTCCTGCCGCTGAAGCCGGGTGCTCGCATCCTGGTCGCGGGCGACGGCGCCGACAGCATGACCAAGCAGACCGGCGGCTGGACGCTGACGTGGCAGGGAACCGGCACCAAGCGCGCCGATTTCCCGAACGGTGAGACCATCGGTGAAGCAATGAGGGCTGCCGTGCGCGACGCGGGCGGCACGGTTGAGCTGGCGGCGGACGGGCGCTTTACGACCCGGCCGGACGTGGCGGTCGTGGTGTTCGGCGAAGATCCCTATGCCGAGTTCCAGGGCGACCGCAGCGACGTGGGGTTTGAAGATACGGGCGACCATCTGGCTCTGTTGCGCCGGTTGAAGGCACAGGGAATTCCCACCGTGTCGGTCTTTCTGTCGGGGCGGCCCATGTGGGTGAACCCGCATTTGAACGCATCCGACGCATTCGTCGCCGCATGGTTGCCCGGGTCTGAGGGTGGGGGCGTCGCCGACGTCCTGTTCGGCAAGGCCGAGTTCAGGGGCAAGTTGCCCTATAGCTGGCCGCGTGAAAGCGATCAGACGGCGGTCAATGTTGGTGACAAGGATTATGCGCCGCTCTTCCCCTATGGCTATGGCCTGACGAGCGCCGATGCGGGCGAACTGGCGCCCCTGCCGGAAAAGCGGGCGACGGCGGCCAGTGCCGACCGCAATCTGCTGTTCTCGGCGGGGCGTGCGGGGGCGGGGCGGCGGTTGCTGATCGGCCCGCCGGGCAACCTGTCGGCCAATCCGGGACCTGACCTGATTACGGCGCGCGGCGCCGACCGTCTGGCGCAGGAAGACAGCGTGCGGCTGGCATGGACCGGTCGGGGCGCGGCTGTTGCGGCCATTGTCGGCGATGAGCCTGTCGACCTGACGCGCGAAACCAATGGCGACCTGGCCATTGAGATCGACCTGCGCGTCGACCGCGCGCCCACCCGGTCGGTAAAGCTGGGCGTGGGCTGTGGCGATGCGTGCGAAGGCACCGTCGCGATCGAGGCACCCCTGCGCGCGGCAAAGCCCGGCGAGTGGACGCGTATCGCTGTGCCGTTGGCCTGTCTGGCACGCGGGGGCGCCGATATGACGCGCGTTACCATGCCACTGTCGCTGACGACCGACGGTGAACTGGACATCACGGTGTCGGGCGTAAGGCTGGCTAAGGCAGGATCATCGCCGGTGCCCTGCACGCGCTGA
- a CDS encoding bile acid:sodium symporter family protein, whose amino-acid sequence MLNLLKRIDRYSMLLLATVLVATLIPCRGDVAIAFHYITMLAIALLFFLHGAKLSRAAIIAGMTNWRLHLLVLMITFLAFPLLGLGFHEAAKWLVAPSLAAGIVFLTLLPSTVQSSIAFTSIARGNVPAAVCSASASNLLGIALTPLLVTLFTGGTGHGVSGAEVRTIALQLLLPFVLGHLSRPITAKIVERRKAVLSLVDRGSILLVVYTAFSAAVVEGLWSLVPAWQLLAMLALCGAMLATVMFATRFIARRLNFSKADEIAIVFCGSKKSLASGVPMAGVLFPAAQVGAIILPLMIFHQLQLLACAAIAQRYANREPDPDEIADAALAS is encoded by the coding sequence ATGCTCAACCTTCTCAAACGCATCGACCGCTACAGCATGTTGTTGCTGGCCACCGTGCTGGTCGCGACCTTGATTCCGTGTCGCGGCGACGTCGCGATCGCGTTTCACTACATCACGATGCTGGCGATCGCGCTGCTGTTTTTCCTTCACGGCGCGAAGCTATCCCGCGCCGCGATTATTGCAGGCATGACGAACTGGCGGCTCCATCTGCTCGTCCTCATGATCACCTTCCTCGCCTTCCCGCTGCTCGGTCTCGGCTTTCATGAAGCCGCCAAGTGGCTGGTCGCGCCGTCGCTTGCCGCAGGGATCGTGTTCCTGACGCTGCTACCATCGACGGTGCAGTCGTCCATTGCGTTCACCTCTATCGCGCGTGGCAATGTGCCTGCCGCCGTGTGCAGTGCCTCTGCATCCAACCTGCTCGGCATTGCGCTCACGCCGCTGCTGGTCACGCTCTTCACGGGCGGCACAGGACACGGCGTCAGTGGCGCAGAAGTTCGCACCATCGCGCTTCAACTGCTGTTGCCATTTGTCCTCGGCCACCTTTCACGCCCAATTACCGCGAAGATTGTGGAGCGCCGCAAGGCTGTGCTGTCGCTGGTCGACCGGGGATCGATCCTGCTGGTCGTCTACACGGCGTTCAGCGCGGCGGTCGTCGAAGGCCTGTGGTCACTGGTCCCGGCCTGGCAACTTCTGGCGATGCTGGCGCTGTGCGGGGCGATGCTGGCGACCGTGATGTTCGCAACGCGCTTCATCGCGCGAAGGCTGAACTTCTCGAAAGCGGACGAGATCGCCATCGTGTTCTGCGGATCAAAAAAGAGCTTGGCTTCCGGCGTCCCCATGGCCGGCGTGCTGTTTCCAGCCGCTCAGGTCGGCGCCATCATTCTTCCGCTGATGATCTTTCACCAGCTACAGCTTCTTGCATGCGCTGCGATCGCGCAGCGTTACGCCAATCGCGAACCCGATCCCGATGAAATCGCGGACGCGGCGCTCGCCAGCTGA